Part of the Lates calcarifer isolate ASB-BC8 linkage group LG6, TLL_Latcal_v3, whole genome shotgun sequence genome, ttagcatgctaaccagctagcccgATCCATCCTCCTAATACCACTTTTGTAGCATCCTGCCTGTCTTTAGTCCAccatgagagaaagaagaagcagcGGATAATGTTAACATTGGTTATGTACTAATAGCAAAAATCTCAAATAAAACACCTTTAATGGccctataataataataataattttaaaaaagagttCAGACTGGGCTAGCACTGGTTGGAAAGTTATTCACCTTACCTCTAAagtcttttattgtgaaataaagATTGTGCAGACTTTCTTGAATATATTGCAAACACTAAAAATCACAACTGATATGTGTGTTGTTGATTCAGGTTCTTGTACAGGCATTACAATGGATGCATTAAAAGTGGACGGGGTCCACTGAGGCTGCAGATGTACGGGGCCCAGATTATAGTGCTACACCactggcagcagaaacacaatgaCGATAGTGTATCACTGACAATAACAACCTTACAGCTGGtccaggcaaaaaaaaaaaaaaaagaagagaagagaagaagctAAATTTGGAGCAGAAAAGAAGAacagcagacaaagaaaagatgCAGAACAAAGaagggaaaacaacaacaaattaacagtgaaacatttctgcatgtttctttttcacagTGTTGATTAGCATTGTTAGTAAAACTTTATGAAGTGTATTATCAGTTCATATCTGTTGGTGAAAATCTTGATGTGACCAAATCTTTTTGTGTCTAAATTAAAAGTTTGTTGCTAAATTGTTTTCTGTTCCCAAATATCTAATATTACAACTTAAATCATGACTCCAAGGTCACAATTTGCAGCAGGTTTCATGCATCCACTCACAGAAGTCCTACTGATTGTTTACACTGAAGAGTTCAGGGCCAGAGGTTGTTGTCCTGGATAGATTTAGCCTGTCTTTTGTTAGAGGTCTGTCTAAGGGCAGACCAGTCACATGGTCACAGTGTAATCCTGTCTCACATGCAGACGCTGTTTGTATCTCTCTCTGCAGAACTGGCTGTGTTCTTTTTACTGGCAACCTTGTGATTTGCCTCAGGTGGAGCATCATATTGTACTATACACAAGCATACAAACCTGATAGACTCATGATGAAGGATTATATGAACACGTAGACATTTATCTGATAAATAAAGCCACTAAGATGACCTGTGCTGCAGCTAGGGATGCTctgtttgtgtgatttgtgtgagCAAGGGACAGATAATTTTACTTAGCTTCCTCAGAGAGCACGCTGTCTTTGTCAAAGCTGACTAATAAGACCACTGCTTGCTTGCTTGTCTGTGCCCTGGCTGCTAATACTTCAAGGGAGCATATAAGGCCTAATCCCATATTACCGTGGCTATGTTAAGTGTAAGCATCTGACTGTCACACACGTCCAAGAGGAGCCTCCATGCAGAGCAGGGAGATAAACAAAATTCCTGGTTGATAAGCTTGAGCAGCAATCGGTGTAAACGAAACTTCATAGGCATCCTCAGCCTGGTATTTGCATGACAGTGGAAATGTGGGGGAAAGTGGCTGGCTGCTGAGCCCCTCTCGTTTCAAGACAATCCTATAAGGAGATCTTCTTGGTGGGAATCTGTCATTTAATTTAGTGCATGTGTAGTCTTTACTGTGCCATTTCTTACATAATGGCTGGCTGGGACCACACTACACTGGCCCAAGTCCTAAATCTGTCtaatgaaatgtaaatacagGCTTTCTGTGGTGCCAAACTAGGGCTAAAACTACAATATACTGCATACACAGTATATGTTGTCTGTATGCATATAAAGTTATGGAAATATATAAGTCTGGTATACCATACGGTGAAGTGGGAAGGAGAGCCTGGACTTTTCAGGTCAGTCTCTGGTTAAGTATGGGCttaccactctctctctctctctctctctctctctttggtaGTAATCCCTAACTAATAGCAAATTAGGATATTGGCAGTGACGGCAGCAGTGAGTTATGTCTTCACCTCATCACCTGGGAGGACATATCAAGACTCAGGGACAAGGTTGCAAATGTGCAGGTCTGTCCATTACAGAAGACAACAGAGTTATGGCTAAAACCTTTGGCTGAAATATACAACACAATGTTAAAACAACCATAATAACTGAATAATATATCCTATATTTTATATGTAGTAATTTGAATCTGAAAAGTAAGTGACTAAAGTTATCAAGTAAATACACTGGAGGAAAACTTACAATATTTCCCTGGAGTAGAAGGataaagtaacagaaaagtGAGCGATTCAAGATGATGACCTCAAACCTATGAAGTAGCATAAGGTAGACAAACTCAAGtgaaacatatatataaaaaacacaaacatgtcttACCTGCAACAAAGCTCCAGAGTTAAAGTTATTAGCTTTATGTCCAGCCACCTGCTGGTTTTTCCATCTGCTCCAAATATAACGAATCCTACGTGTGAGACACATATAGAAGAATATCATGGTTGAGATGAGCATGTTTGTTCCtggagagacagatggacagatggtaTGAACGACACAACTCTGCATGTTGTGTACACGTCAGCCCTGAAGCACCTGAGGTGTGAGAAACCACCAAAACGAGCCAGTGTGGAGAACCAGGGAGAAGACCAGAGAAAAAGGAAACCATGGGAGCAAAATGTAGTGCTGCTCTTAATATGTTCAACATCCTACTGTTGACCTATTATTGCCAGTGATTGTATCAAAGGAGGCCCATTTATGTATTACATTGCACACCCAGGAGTCAAACCAATacccaggcacacacacaactgaaagGAGATTGAGggaataaacagaaaacagagctgcTTCTCTATTTGTCTGGTAGATTTCTGCCTTTGCAGATTCCTGTATGAAGAGAcagatgtcacagtgaagtctCAGTGAGTCACACGGTGGCATGAGTCAAGAGCCAAGAGATTTTACCCTTTGTTGTCCTCTGCAAgatttcaagcaaaaacacatggaaatcgtcagtgcaaaaaaatgttgtttttttaaggacTGTTCTAGACACATGACAAATATGAGTCATAACTtggacagagaaaataaaatatattacattcaGTACGAGTCAACGTCCTTTGTGAAGGAGGCTGGAATTTGATTTGAGGATATTAAAACTGCACGCAGACCAGTTTGTTGCCACACTGGTATGGCAATATACTACCCAActaaatatgtaaaaaatgtaagggATAAACATGCATAGGTcacataaattaaattaaattaaagtttgaCTATTGGGTGTCACTGGTAAGATgatgcacattaaaaacaatgactTACAGTGATGTTAATACCTTTAATAAGAAGAGTTATTACGGTCATCCATTGTAAACTATTCCAGGAAATATCATCACACAGGGCAAAGGGGCAATCTGATTGATGGCTTGACAGGCTGCAAAGaatgtttttgctgctgtgCCAAGAAATGAACTGACCACGAAATTCGGTTGTGAGTCATGTTCACTGACAACAAAAGAGTTGTGTAACCAAGGTGGAGAGAACAAGACTTTACAGCACCACAGTGCTTAGAGCAACATTTCAACACATCTtaagtttagtgtgttagcatgctgacggtggctaattagcactaaagtACAGCAGAGGAGGATGGGGATGTTTTGCAGTTTTGCTCATAAACTAAAGATATATGTCACAGAATAAGatctgacctgatgatggtgctgggGTCAGGGGATCATCATCCTGAAGGCAACATAATAAATTCACAAAATTTCAATGAAATCCATCAAATAgctgtatataataataatatataagaTATTTCACTTCAACTTCACAATGGAACTCCAGGAAAAGTTAATAGAGTTTATCCTCTAGGCTTTCCTAAGTATTTACATCAAATCTCATGGCAGTCCATAGAacagtttttgaaatgttttagtAAAAGTCAAAGATTTCAGCCTGCTGGTGGCACTAAAGGTTAAATCAGGCGATCACCAAAATAGTGGGCGACATTCTCTGAGGACaatgaatgatgatgaatgcAATATTTCATCTCCATCTGTCCAGGGCCTGTTGAGATTTTTTGTCTGGGCCAAAGTAGTGGACTGACCGACGTTGCCATCCCTACAGTCATTCAAAGTCGGATATAACTGATGAAGTGTTGCTTTCAAGTAAATCCAAGCTCCCAGTTTCCAGGCTGCACTCCGTCCTGCTCTGACATGGGGCCAATGTAGAGGTGTAGAGCCATTGAACAGGAACTCACTGTGGCACTAAGCTCCTGTCCCAGAGAGGCCGGATCGGCTTGTAAACAGTCTCCATGGAAATTGAATAAAATGACGAGAAATATAAGATCCTCCTGTAAACTGCATCAACATCCATTTGTCCAATATGAAAACCAATAAACTGGCCTTTCCCACCAAAGACCAAAACCACAGTGAGTTACTTAGCAACAAccataaaacatttgtaaagGAAGCTCGCTGGGGTAATAACTAATCGTGTTGTTTATTCTTGTCTTTTTCAACATGTAAGCCTTCGAGAAGCTGGGCTAGAAGCCAAGGGTTTTGTTGTCTAACGGATGGCCTCAGAGTTTTCAGTTGAACTGCACTTTAATGTGTTCTAACTGCAGCTCGGCTCCACAGTGCACTCCCCCGCTGGGATTTGAGCTCACCCACTGTTCAGAACCTCAGGGCTCCATTAAGGTGACATACGGCTTTGTCGTCACCTCCAATACTCTTTGAAATGGGAGTGATGGAGTCCACGGGGACTCCAATTATAAACTATAGAGCAAGCACACTGACGCACATATACACGCATCTAAATCACTGCAAACATGTATCAGTGCCTAACTATTTACTGCCCTTCAACACACCTTTGTGAACttgtgatgaatgaatgatttgaAAAATGGACAACTGTCAAACGGCGCCATTCAGAAACTGTTCCCATGAATTCAGAGCTCAGGATGAAGGATTTATTTGTTTCCCACAATGCCTGAAAAGCTGTTTCTTCCAAGAAACAGCCATTCTGTGGCAGGCAAGTCACTACAGCCGTAGTGATGATAAACTGAGAAATGGTGCCATCTTTAGGTGGCTTCCAAAACTTGATCTTAAAATGTTAGATAAACGAATGAAACAAATGGAAggaaaagtatttttttctaatgtaaAATATTGCTTTAACAAAACCAAAAAGTTGGGGTTGGGGTTATCAGTGCAGCTGAAGTTGATCGGAAAGCCTGTGccagatttcatggcaatccaacCAATAGTTGTTTACATACTTACACTTAAAACCTCATATGTCATGAGGAAAAGCCTGGGGGTCACCAAGGCCTTATTAGACCAGTAGTTGTTCATTCATGAGATGCACTGAATAAAACACTACTTATGCTTGTTAGACCATGTTTAATTGCCATAACCAAAAGCAGTTATTTATCCACTGTTCTAACAGAAGGCTGGGAAATGGATAACATCAccattttgaaattaaatctgtgaatattttgctgtgttGAATTTTTACATGCAGACAGTTTAGTAAAGGCTTTATTTTCTTGTACACACACGGGGCAAACGAAGGTTCTGTTATACACGGCAGCTGGTAATAGatgtatcattttaaatgtacacaAAGTGCAGGAGTATGTCAGAGGGGTCGGAGCGTTTCAGTATTCATGCTAGAGGAATGTTATTGGTCAAACAGTGTGGTGAACTACAGCCGCCAAATCCAgccaaacacaaaataaaagtaggCAGTTCAACAATACCTTCAAATGCTTGCGTGCATGAGATGCATCATAAATCTATTTTCTATgtaacttcaaaataaaagttcaaaattaaaaaatattttccgGCTATATGAAGTGAACGCATAtctctttttaaatgtgacCAGTGCCAGTGCGTCTTGTGGACTGCATTCTGCTTTCTTTCATTATCATAGTAAAATTTCATCAAGTTCACTGGAGTTCATGGACTGCTGAACATTGCTGGGCCCaaactacattttaaaacaactaAATAAACAGCTAGTCTAAATTCCACCAGCTAACATGATACCAAATATCTTCTCCCACATTTGGTATGTCTCACAGAAACCAACTTTAAACAGCCAACATAAACAGCTGTCTCTGAATACGCCCCTGTAACATCAAAACCAGCTCCtttcaaaatatatattctgtgcaatatactgtaaataaaataaaacctgcaaACATACAGAAGcatatgtttttctcttcacctcttatttttttctcacttcaAATGCATCATCCTGTGTCCCCtgccaaagaaaagaaaaccccAGCTGCAGCCATGAACCACAACCTACCGGCCCTTTCAACAGTCAATATTAATGCTGGACAGCAGCTCCTCCAAGGCCTCCAGCTTCTGATTGGCCTCCTCAATGGCGCTGTATGTCTGCACGTTGCTGGCGATGTGGTAGCGGATGTCGTCCACCAAGGGGACAGAGTCGGTCTCATGTCGCTCCTCCAGCGACGCGGCATCCTCTTTGATGATTTCGGCAAACTCGGGCTGCTCCACCAGCTGTGACAGACAGGTATGACAGGTACAAAGGTGTGAATTTGTCCTGagtgggtggggtgggtggggtggaggggggttgAGTATGGCTGACCAGTACATCCAGATAATCAAGCTCAGCCCAGAGCTGCTATATTGTGAAAACTGGGACCTATCTCATGTAGCtgacaaacacaataacaacaaatattaTACCACGGCCTCAGAGGTCAGTGTTGAATTTGACTATATATGCACAAGCAGTCCATTGAGTGTTCAGAAGCGTTCTCTGTGATCTTCAGACGACTGAATATCCAAAACGCTCTCTTGTTACTTAGACAAAAATAAAGCCGATTCAAGCACAGCACAAAGACTGATACCCACCCGCTCAATAATCTTGGCCATGAACTCTGTGCATTGGTCCTCCAGCCGAGAGAGACGGAAAAGCTTGGCCGTCTTCCACATGCACAGGACGTTGTCCTCACATATGGTCTTGCCAAGCGTCTTCCCGCACAGACGCTTCAGCCCAGGCAGCAGATACATGTCGGCCACACACAGCACGTCAAAAACGTTCTCTGTCGTTAGCTGGACATGAAGAGCGACAGGTCAGGTGTCAAACAACGACGTGAATTCAAGAATCATTACCTTTATTTTATAAGGAGTTGTGTGTGCTCTGAAAGACTCTGGTGTTGCCAGCTTGTTCTTTCTTAAAGCTCTAAAAAAGTCCATCCTTCTGGCAATTTTTCAGGCCATAAAGAATCTGTAAACTCACTTCAGAATCACTTCAAATTTCAGACAGAAATTGTGCACTAACCTCTGTGTAGTCAGTGTAGATGTAATACATGATGTGGATAAAGATTTCATTGGAGATGTTGTGTAAAGTTATCACTGGGGTGCTGGGCTGGGACTGTAGTTGCTCTCCCTCACTGAAATGGTCCTCCAGCAAGGCTTTAAAGTAATCACTCCGCCCGCAGAAAAACACCtaccgacacacacacaattacactcTAATGCTAATTTTTTGACAGTGACAGGATCTGGGCTGGGGAAGAGGGTTTGTAATGCAGCCGAGGAATGCTGTGTGAGTTTTGTAGTTCGTACCTTATGACACAGGAAGTCGTAACCATCGACTCTGAAGCAGATGTCAGGATAAGTAGGGAAGCGGTCGACTCTGTTAAAGGGAAGTTCCCCAAATCCGACCTGGGGGGAATGAGCAACACAAGATCCTTTACAACTGCCAAATACCAGCAGCTATTGTGGGTTCAGATTCTCAATTTCTTTGCCAACATGTGCTTACTCTTAGTTCAGTGGGCAGTGCACAGTCTGCTAACTGAGCCATCTCCTCCTGAAGCTGGCAGGTGTGAGGCTCCAGGCTCAGGACCTTCACACAGATTCCTGGCTTGTTGGACACTTCAgtatgaagaaagagagagagaaagagacataaTTCATCTGGAAAATACAATCCAAGCTGCTGAAAAATGGTGCAGAGATTAACTAGGCATTGGAattatgatgtgttttgtatttCGAGGCTATCTGAAAAACCTCTGCATGTTTTGCAGCAATAACATACATACTACCAGCGTAAATGTGAACCAGGAGTACTGTCTTACCAAATTCATAAAGCTGTTTGCATTTGCTCTCCAGCTCCTCTATTAACTCTGCCATCTTGCACTGTTTAGCAAGTCGTCTGCAGTCCTCCACGAGGCTTATATCAATATCCAACCGTCCTGTAACATCAAGGCCAAAAAAGAATGTGTTAGGAATGGCAGGGTCGTGTCTTTTCCCGCAAAGTTTAAAAACTCTGATCAACAAATTGAATATTTGTTGCTTGAACACACACCAACCTGTATAGAAATACTGCAGGATGGCTCCAAAGGCTGCAGGGTTGATCTGAAATCAAAACAGCTCTTATGCACATGATACAATAAGGCTGTTTTGTACTGTGTAAAAGACATGACAATCTAATGACGAAGAAGACAATATACAGAAGCACAGAATGATTCAGCCTGAATATATATGTATCTACCAGAGGGTGTTTAAGGGTGATCAAGTTCTTTCCTTTCCATTTGGTCTCAAACATTTCAGTGAAGTACTCGGAGCGTGCACTGAGAACGCAGCGGTGGGCTGGAAATGTTTGTCCATGAACCAGGAACTTGACGTCGCTGTGTTGACCCTGCTCCAATAACCTAAAGCAAAAACCCATAAATGTCTGGATTACATTACCACATTGTGTGTGGTCCAGCAGATTAATGTACAATCTATAAATGTAGCATACTGTGCTTTTGCAGTTCATTCATCTCATGATCCTGTTTCATTTTAGTGTCAACTACTGAAGCAGCTGATGAACTGCTCTGTAGAGAAGTTGGATGATTTACATGAATAACTATCAGGTGCTTTATCCTTACATGTGCAGGAAATAGTTGAAATCATCCCGCTGCATAGCACGGACACTGACACACTTATAGTCCTTAAGCAGGCGTCGAACAGAGTCATTCAGGGAGCCGTACATGCACCTCTCGCCATCAAACGTGTTGGCTTCACACTTGGCAcctgaaagcaaagaaaagtaaaaaactCAGATGATACCACAGAACATTTCAGTGCAATTATAAAGCTCAACAAAGTATAGTAGTCTCACTGTTTAGACTTTTATTATGTTTGTGTTACCAGTCTTACCACTAGCCAACAGGTACTGGACCAGCTCCTCATGACCACAGAGACAGGCGTAATACCTGAAGAGCAAGAGTGTTCACATTTCAAGTGGTTAGGATGATGATGCTGTGTTACCTAAAGAATTAGACTGATTGCCTAAATTGTACTTACAAAGGGGTGCTGTCCCATTTATCTCTTACATTAAGGTCCACATCTCTTTGTTCAACAAGGTATCTTAGggacaaaaagacaagaaatgaCTGGTTACAGCCATATACAGGAGTCTACACAGTGACAGCCTATCATAAGCTGAGATACTGATGCCCATCCTGACCACAGTCTGTGAGATTAGGCAAGAGAACCTCGAGCACCACCACAACAAGCACTGGAATCTCCCTAGGGATGTGTCCTCAGCCCACTCCTGCACACCTTGCTGACTCATAACTGCACTGCCCAGATCAATTTCCGACCACATCATCAAGTTTGGTGCTGGGTCACATCACGAACAACAATGAAACAGACTatagagaggaggtggagcaaCAAGCTACAAGGTGCAATAACAGCAACCTATCCTTAAACACAGGGAAGACTGAGGAGACACAGTGAGCACCCCTCTTATTGCAGACCACCTGACCTagtccaccaccaccacacctctCACCAAGAAGGCCCAGCAAATCCTGTAGAGACTGAGGAAGGCGACTTTTAGTGGTGTCTCATCTGTCATACATGTTGCACAGTGGAAAacaatatttattgttattgttacaAAGTAACAATAAAGAACTTGAACAGAGGGCAGCTTGTGCATATTGCACGTCAGTTATGTGCCAAAATGCACGATGGAAATACAGGGAAGCCACACTGTTCACACAGCTACACACGTTACTTACATAGGAATCAGTCAGTAAACAAGCCTTCTTTTGTATTGCTGTGCACAGTATGTTGGTGACTATGCATGTAACCTAcattcactgacacactgacttttttttcatgaaaattaAACATATCCTATATTTTGCAGAGCTGGCTAGGTAGGTCAAACTGTACATTGCTTTGACTTGTCATGATTGATTCCTGCTCTTGAAAATTAGCAGTCTGTCCCAAAGCACAGGAAGTATCTCACTAAGCTGGGAGCAGAAAATTCTCCACATACCTTCCTGTTAAGCATCCGCCTCTGACAGCTAGTAACCTACGTTGCATCTGGAAACTGAGGAGCTGACCTACAAACGTTAGCTAAAGTTACCAGCTGGGTCAtcaaagctaatgttagcaaccCTCTTGTTTACTTGCAATACGATGCAGTTAGCGTTGTGttcagctgcagcactgcagtCCAGAGCAGGCCAAATAAAAGAGGGCTAATGTTTTGAGAGACAGGTCTGAGAAACGAAGAAGCTAACAAAGCTAACTGCAACCACGTCAAGTAAATTAAGTTTACTTTTAGCACACAGAAGCAAAGACAACCAAGCCCAAATAACGTCAGTCGAACGTCAGTTGGTTACCTGACTCTACAAATGTCGCCCTTTCTGCAACTACTAAACAAATCGGACACATCCATGATCCCCTCGGTGTTTTCGGTCCTCTGTAATGCATTGAGACGGCCTGTCTACTGGACAGGTGAGCGATGACTTGGTATAGCTTCAGAGATTGCTGGGTATACGCTGAGAAAGTGGGCTAGCTGTCACAGCTTCTTGCACAGTTGTTGTCAACAACCTGCTTGGTTCCTCAGTGTTTTGGTCGAAAAGGTCCGGCAGTCACGTGACTAGAGTGTGGCTACTTCACTCGCGGTACAGAATATTGGTAAAGTGAACGAGCCACGCAAGACGGCAGATGGGTATTATTCTCTTGCAGCATTTAGTTGTGTATCccgttttattttttacattactaAACCTTGTTTCACAACATGTATAGTTTGTTGTCGTTCCTACCCACAGGCACGTAATTTAAATGAGTGACAGTTCACCGTAACGGCTGTAGAATGTTGAAAATCGGAGCCCACACATGACACTTGAATGCAGCACACGTCAACGTGCCATCTAcggttttgtttatgtttttgccTTGTAGGTTTTCAAAACCCGTTTACTGAAATGAAAGCGGAAATGCACCTTTATTATGCATAGCAGAGTAACTGTTTGAGACATGGATGAATCACTGAACAGGTTAAAATCCTAGGAACCTGTACCATATGAGGCGAGTTTAATGGGTTATCAACCTAACCTGTTTAGCAGCAGGTGAACTTCGTCAttatctaataataataataataataataataataataataataataataataatagtaaatagAGGATTGGCTTAAAACGACCATGTATGCAAAACGACCGCAAAGAGACTCAATATACATGGGCCATGCTGCTTCTTATCAgtgtaattaaaaacacacaaaacaaaccattaTTTATCAATTGTACACACAAATgatcataaaaaacaaaaacagtttagcCGAAACAGAAGCACTGACATCTACAAGTCATTATTTGAGTTGCATACTAGCAAGTCGTTGTTTTAATAAGAAGATCTGA contains:
- the abtb1 gene encoding ankyrin repeat and BTB/POZ domain-containing protein 1, which translates into the protein MDVSDLFSSCRKGDICRVRYLVEQRDVDLNVRDKWDSTPLYYACLCGHEELVQYLLASGAKCEANTFDGERCMYGSLNDSVRRLLKDYKCVSVRAMQRDDFNYFLHMLLEQGQHSDVKFLVHGQTFPAHRCVLSARSEYFTEMFETKWKGKNLITLKHPLINPAAFGAILQYFYTGRLDIDISLVEDCRRLAKQCKMAELIEELESKCKQLYEFVSNKPGICVKVLSLEPHTCQLQEEMAQLADCALPTELRVGFGELPFNRVDRFPTYPDICFRVDGYDFLCHKVFFCGRSDYFKALLEDHFSEGEQLQSQPSTPVITLHNISNEIFIHIMYYIYTDYTELTTENVFDVLCVADMYLLPGLKRLCGKTLGKTICEDNVLCMWKTAKLFRLSRLEDQCTEFMAKIIERLVEQPEFAEIIKEDAASLEERHETDSVPLVDDIRYHIASNVQTYSAIEEANQKLEALEELLSSINIDC